The nucleotide window TTCGTCTTCTGCACCATTCTCCCGTTCAGCATCACCAACATGGTGATGGAGGAGTGGCTCTTTGGCCGCTTCATGTGCAagttcacctcctccatcatgTTCGTCAACATGTTCAGCAGCATCTTCCTCCTGGCCTTCATCAGCATCGACCGTTGCATCTCTGTCATGTTTCCGGTTTGGGCCCAGAACCAGCGCACTGTCAACAAGGCGTCCGTTGTCGTCGTCCTGGCCTGGTTTCTCGGCATCGCTATGAGCATTCCCTCTGTGATCTTCCGGGACGTTGGCAGTCACCTGGGAAGGACCATCTGCTTCAACAACTACACATTACATCAAGACAGTCACAAAATAGTTGCAGTGAGCCGCTTCATTGCCGGGTTTGTAATcccattcatcatcatcattatttgcTACTCCGTCATCATCCTCAAGCTCCGCGCCAGCAGGATGACCAAGTCCACCAAACCCCTCAAAGTGATGAGCTCACTGGTAGCTGCTTTCTTCATCTGCTGGCTGCCCTACCACGTGTTCGTCCTGCTCGAGCTGAACCACCAAAACTACGACCATGGTACCTTGATCTCTGGACTCAAAGTAGGCACGTCTATGGCAGCAGCAAACAGCTTCCTCAACCCGGTGTTGTATGTTTTCATGGGCAATGACTTCAAGCAGAAGTTCAAGAGCTCCGTGCTCTCGAAGATGGAGAACGCGATGGCAGAGGAAGGCCGCACCACCAGCCGATACCTGTCCAGGTCCAGCTCGATGGATGGCAGAGCTTCCACACACATCTAGAGATGTCACACATCCAAACATTACAGTTTTCATATGTGCAATTCATCAACTATGCCTTTGATTGTGGGGAGAATCTGCAAGCCTGAGTCATTATGTCCACATGTGCTCACACTGCAGGGTGAGTGGAATCAGTCTCATCCAGCTGGAGTGTTTCAGAGGTAAAATGTATTCTCAATATGATGTACAGATAAAACGTGtgatatcattattattgttactcATTTACCATAGAACTGATTGTTGTAAAGTTGTCATTTGTGTCCTTGACCTCTGAACTAATACCTTATTAAGGCTAAACTGAAGATTAACATTTGCTAAAGGAAACAAGACCTGGTgactgttttttctgtttcatgtaCGGGAACTCTCAACTGACCTAACACCCAAAGAgaggtgttgttttgttttgtttatggaCACCACGTCGTGCAATAATTTCTGTGTAGCAGCATATTTCTTTAGTTGCATCCGTAGTTTGACTGAAATACAAAGTTCAGATGGGTGATTACAGTGTGGGATGATTTTACTGTATAACAACTCATCATGATGCAGTACAAATAACATAAATCCAGCTATTATTACCAGTTTGTTAAATGaatgcatatttttttatttcatgtatgaGAAGTGTACAGTGGAAATGATTTGTGCAATAAAGTTCTTAATGGTTTTCCCAGTTCTGAAGtgtcatttctattttattacaATCAACTCTTTGAAGCAATCTTCAACGTCTCAATCTTGaggctttgtgttttcattattatttgatttattcccaattaatcaaataattgtcatttaataattatttgtcCCCTTAACTCTGAGCTTgagcatctgtttttttttttttttatgttgagaCAGTGGAACAGAGGGAAGAGCCAGACtccaaaaatgttaaatgaaacaCCAGCGGTGagtcacattttaaagctgcattagtcagtgttattattagttattgtaACCACTGGTCTAGCTCTACAGCTCTACAGATCAGCTCTACAGTGCGCTTTAGAGTCtttcagctccttgttttggtttcacaagACAAAAACTTTGTTGTTATGTTC belongs to Hippoglossus stenolepis isolate QCI-W04-F060 chromosome 9, HSTE1.2, whole genome shotgun sequence and includes:
- the cmklr1 gene encoding chemokine-like receptor 1, encoding MNISDDYEYLDYNYSDYSDSANFTPREESVFQHKATCLKEFLCVFLLVVTVVIFLLGFCGNALVIWISAFKMKKTVNTTWYLSLAISDFVFCTILPFSITNMVMEEWLFGRFMCKFTSSIMFVNMFSSIFLLAFISIDRCISVMFPVWAQNQRTVNKASVVVVLAWFLGIAMSIPSVIFRDVGSHLGRTICFNNYTLHQDSHKIVAVSRFIAGFVIPFIIIIICYSVIILKLRASRMTKSTKPLKVMSSLVAAFFICWLPYHVFVLLELNHQNYDHGTLISGLKVGTSMAAANSFLNPVLYVFMGNDFKQKFKSSVLSKMENAMAEEGRTTSRYLSRSSSMDGRASTHI